In Canis aureus isolate CA01 chromosome 12, VMU_Caureus_v.1.0, whole genome shotgun sequence, a genomic segment contains:
- the LOC144281376 gene encoding LOW QUALITY PROTEIN: uncharacterized protein LOC144281376 (The sequence of the model RefSeq protein was modified relative to this genomic sequence to represent the inferred CDS: inserted 9 bases in 6 codons; deleted 2 bases in 1 codon; substituted 3 bases at 3 genomic stop codons), with product MELTSSPQLQGLEYVHLAVPPEFPDIKAVELTLRPVQXDMKSMELAPEPRLPDERLEEIAPALLLKDVKIPRMVECRRLIPKIQVEGMKYKEPISGACIRAVKSAELNLKPNHEAIDPEGLTPWHQALESSGMITEPGYQGAEAELTSDTCHQRKESMELKQSSLGSTPRPLSQTLESMQMNSMPFQGALETMLQGVKALETRMSQHTIQESPELVPGSEIQDLTPEVMNPESQGMKSVHLNLGPYSEFMNSKELASEPQFQSVKSVPLTPGPRPQRTKPETLTLGPLMHDNKFVDLTVPLEASGRLIPETHLHVESRKVTMEPHLEAMKSLGSTSRSRHQDTASAALASEIWPQEEESVKLIPQQVTETAGMMPRPHFQKFSEMTLGPGHQGTETARLTSEALLQMALTQKPTGQVMESTGMTLKPHCQVTEPSEMPVRSEHENTENFGLALLQVENIQETMPVPPYLVQGSPELTLGPGMQYEKSEPLLQNLKSVMSTPGTSPSMEGSKQFITGAKRHVMELTAEPQLQGVKSMQLKPEPQLQDVEYVNVIQQLATTGVVGSEKLVQEPVLQSILSEDLTKGAQLQGVKLTPGPHLQSVRFSKLSPGPLLQGEKPVDLISGSPHHSVKSDELTPGSPMQEMKSLDLTPGPNHQSVMSVQLTPESQTQSMKFVKQNSRPRLQDVRFSDLTSEPKHQGFKRVQCVPGTQLQDIQSVGFETESSLQSNQGLLNENMKSLLSIEGLQFHSMESMKLTKELQYQGVKSQERNLGPRQQEVKFSELTYGPKLQGVKFGEQTPGSVFEGVNSVEMTPELGLQYSKLAKTSSGLQDLKQVGLSSGPWLQDIKFCDLTSRSQPSSVKSSELNSGPQLQHVKLFELTPKPKMKGIRSMGLSPGPQKQVVKPEVLVPETLFQGIKHFVVGQMSNLEGNGTYKFISQPQKPDAKSMELTPESQLPRVNYSESTRRPHLQAIKSSEMIQGPHVGGVKPMELTPGSKRQGLKSELLISELKDVKSVALATGQCLKGMKSMLLTPSPQLEGEKSMETTTVQGIEHVKSVKDTKDTKLQVATPDLALHARIQEFKGVEMVPRTQPQDVKTVELNFGLKMQGEKPVPFAPGPLLQKSEPQDVKPEELTLEPQTQDRKVVNSTPCGKHQSLKSVEETPDSELQHVKSVKLTPRVKKQEVKSGNVTRRAKFQGVNSVDLAPSQQFQGMALMNFTSGPEQDGKISVISSKQQWKNSEQLKRRLKAEDGMSLELIPELKFKGRKLEDLNFELGFEDIKSLDWTPESNIQGLKPKEFNLEPQLQSLKSPKLTPGPQLHQVKPSESASEPQLCVKTLELQQEPLLESMRCIQWIPGPKFQAVKSVDLNLGSHSPGVKSAGLKSSTQLRDVKSSELTLGPKPQSATYTEFNLGPQLQNVKTPEVLPGPQLQKGKALASTSEPQLQDVKTTEFKKEPQLETVRRIQWIPGPDFQAVKSVELNLGLQSQGVKSVELKPLKQLRDRRSSALTPRPKLQEIQSSSSLQEYQPQGFDLKPCLQVRSVKSCXPTSKSKFCDIKSMTFKSRLCLHDRKSTKLTAGPKLQEVKSLQSSPRAQLQGVRSLVLAQEPQLPDTKSGVLSQVSQLQSGTTIELNSPRHLKRMKSFELTLRTKLQGVKSENFNSGSQWQDLKSSKLSPEIKSQDMTFIELNPSSQMEDITFSKPTAGTKIQDVESVKFKPGPQLRGMKSSELISGTKLQKVQSVDFKSAPQFQDMKPSRLIMGIKLQDIKSTNFKSGPHLQDVKSSQVIPREKLQGMKSVELKPNPKLQGEKSSDLTLGRKFPAVKSGPQLQDVKCSELIMGIKLQDTKSTGFSSRSHXQGMESSKVIPGSKLQEVKSSEFNHGPKLQGGKSNLTQKRKFQGMKPVEFNPGPQRQGEKSDWIPECRLRDLKSVELKPVPQLQGVTSSELAPETKLQSGESVEFLARPMQQDMKSLELTLGAKVKDVKSLGFGSAPELQNRKLHMLTPGAHLQGVKSMKFNPGAKLQGAKSPESINLRIMKTTEVKHDPEFQVANPSELALKSKTCSVISSEFKAGKQWQEEKSCKLKPWPELQSMKFMVYNPGPHLQHIKSSELCKETKLHDVKAMEFNPEQQLQDVKSPELCKGTGMLQGMQSFELNPGPQLQEIKSELCIDVKLPYEQFLEFKHEPKLQGGKSSELNPGPQFSVQIQCTNLVAFSTGPQLKGVKSELNPQPGLQDSFGCNPEPPLQGINPSELTLVSKLQGMKSSEVSSGTEIASETSMVFNPDRHLQDMKSELIPGSKFLGVAPMECNPGPQVKCVNSSELNPESKLPCVNSTGCILGPPLQGIQSFELTSGIKCQGMGPFDLNLGTEVLGVKSVMFNPMQHLQNVKCELTPGTQFQGITSREFNWGPQLQSMNSSDLKPGLELQCINSIKFNPGPQMHGTKPSETNPTSEYQGTKSILFNAGAYWQGVKSSELIPGTKFPEIQFLENHCGSQPQVVQSVFTLGSPLNGMKSVLFLPEPLLNDVKSVEMNKEPLLCGANSVKLISGSELQDLKCEMFALEPCFKKMKYVELHPGPHPQGMNSEELPSHLRQHSVRSVVFAPKLCFQDVKSLELKPGPQPQNVNSKDLNSCLRQKSVVFESEPRSQDVKSLKSNLLPHCQSANSLGLSTCLKSPHANSEAFAPEPCFQDMNSVELTPGFQQQELTSGWQSMKSVVLAPEATKKFAPGPLLTSVKFSDWSPESQQQDEKSLEFTPDPKLQSIKHVKLSSASLQQDTKSVELAPGALLQGTKAEMLNRKRSYQITDSEIIPRPGHQFVECAEMIPTPKHQVPKSMNLISIPVYHFTERLAHQGNETTEKYVELTPKPTSKAMDSXRVHLRLDLQVPESVDLTPVLRNQGSKSSKLTLKKSYQIPETLELLSESRPXKDLRELHTRPLQQAVGSEEIALEPRRHTTETVGLTSKARQKGKEFLGMTPKPVSKTTGYSERCPRPYPQALEFVEVISEKRLRRGESEALITKSLHHVPESPEMTSGLGYQVPESVGLTSRQWLQRRKSLELLQKQTGQALGHAESVELTSETWQPGDGSVGLPQSQNQSIKYSQRAPGVRAQITEVMRISPKPLDQVPGSTKTQLQAALSIGITPGAPQKVTEYVKVTPGPPLQVVKSVALTPGPAFQMIDYVQLTPKLQDVRPSEFTSELWLQCVKSKELITEPTHQILDIMKLTGFQIVKTVLIPWPPLQILKSEELAPGPIPQVVEPIGVALGSAIEVIDCLDLQEIVEPVELTPRPNTHVKSAELLSQPACPFEEPAVFTHEQGLQAVKAIGIKIRPPQMMESEDLNLXQVYQNRECEDFTSREVKIGNYFSRFLHNSSTETSISSPSESSRCSPSDRSHQSPSQRSHHSLSKRSHKGPSKRKFCRPSERRCRSPLSQNSHHSPSERSHHNLYVRSHQSPSARRCCSPSESRRRSPSESGHRSPSERSHQSPSQRSHQSLSKRSHQGPSKRKFCSPSERRFRSPSERSPRSSSQESHHSPSERSHHSXSEKSHRSLSERSHRSASERSXCSPPQRSHHSPSETRHHCXSEKSHRSLSERSPQSF from the exons ATGGAGTTGACTTCCAGTCCACAGTTGCAAGGTCTGGAATATGTTCATTTGGCCGTGCCACCAGAGTTTCCAGATATAAAAGCTGTGGAGTTGACCCTAAGACCAGTACAGTAAGACATGAAATCCATGGAGTTGGCCCCAGAGCCACGGTTACCTGATGAAAGACTAGAGGAGATAGCTCCAGCACTCTTACTTAAAGATGTGAAAATTCCTCGAATGGTAGAATGCAGAAGGTTGATTCCTAAAATACAGGTGGAAGGAATGAAATACAAGGAGCCGATTTCAGGGGCATGCATTCGAGCAGTGAAATCTGCAGAGCTCAACCTCAAGCCAAATCATGAAGCCATAGATCCCGAAGGATTGACTCCATGGCATCAAGCTTTAGAATCTTCAGGAATGATCACAGAGCCAGGATACCAAGGAGCAGAAGCAGAGTTGACCTCTGACACTTGTCACCAGAGGAAAGAATCTATGGAGTTGAAACAATCATCTTTAGGAAGTACTCCAAGGCCATTGAGCCAAACTTTAGAATCTATGCAGATGAACTCAATGCCATTCCAAGGTGCTCTTGAGACAATGCTCCAAGGCGTAAAAGCCTTGGAGACTCGGATGTCTCAACACACAATACAAGAATCTCCAGAGTTGGTACCAGGATCAGAGATTCAAGATCTGACCCCAGAAGTGATGAACCCAGAGTCTCAAGGTATGAAGTCTGTTCATCTGAATCTAGGACCATATTCCGAATTTATGAACTCTAAGGAGTTGGCCTCAGAACCACAATTTCAAAGTGTGAAATCTGTGCCATTGACCCCAGGACCACGGCCCCAACGTACAAAACCTGAGACGTTGACTCTAGGGCCACTAATGCATGATAATAAATTTGTGGATTTAACTGTACCACTGGAAGCATCTGGGAGGTTAATTCCTGAAACACACTTACATGTTGAATCAAGGAAAGTTACCATGGAACCACACTTAGAAGCAATGAAATCTCTGGGTTCGACTTCTAGATCAAGGCATCAGGACACAGCCTCTGCAGCTTTAGCTTCTGAGATCTGGCCACAAGAGGAGGAATCTGTGAAGTTAATCCCACAGCAAGTCACGGAAACTGCTGGGATGATGCCAAGGCCacattttcaaaagttttcaGAGATGACCTTGGGACCAGGCCATCAAGGCACAGAAACTGCGCGGCTGACTTCTGAGGCTTTGCTCCAAATGGCATTAACACAAAAACCAACAGGTCAAGTTATGGAATCTACAGGAATGACTCTAAAGCCACATTGTCAAGTTACCGAGCCTTCAGAGATGCCCGTAAGGTCAGaacatgaaaatacagaaaattttggGTTGGCATTGCTTCAAGTTGAAAATATCCAGGAGACAATGCCAGTACCACCATATTTAGTACAAGGATCTCCGGAATTGACTTTAGGACCAGGCATGCAATATGAGAAATCAGAGCCACTACTGCAAAATTTGAAATCTGTGATGTCAACCCCTGGAACATCCCCATCAATGGAAGGATCTAAACAATTTATCACAGGAGCAAAACGACATGTTATGGAGTTGACCGCAGAGCCACAGCTCCAGGGAGTAAAGTCTATGCAGCTGAAGCCAGAGCCACAATTACAAGATGTGGAATATGTTAATGTAATTCAACAGCTAGCTACTACTGGAGTGGTAGGATCTGAGAAGCTGGTACAAGAACCAGTACTACAAAGTATACTATCAGAAGACTTGACTAAGGGGGCACAGCTTCAAGGTGTGAAATTGACCCCAGGGCCGCATTTACAAAGTGTCAGATTTTCAAAGTTATCCCCAGGGCCACTTCTTCAAGGAGAAAAACCTGTAGATTTAATCTCAGGATCCCCACATCACAGTGTGAAATCTGATGAACTGACCCCAGGTTCACCAATGCAAGAGATGAAATCCTTAGATTTAACCCCAGGGCCAAACCATCAAAGCGTTATGTCTGTACAATTGACTCCAGAATCACAAACTCAGAGTATGAAATTTGTGAAACAAAACTCAAGACCACGCTTGCAAGATGTCAGATTTTCAGATTTGACCTCAGAACCAAAGCATCAAGGTTTCAAACGTGTGCAGTGTGTACCAGGAACACAGCTTCAAGATATACAGTCCGTAGGATTTGAAACAGAATCATCTTTGCAATCAAACCAAGGGCTCTTGAATGAGAATATGAAATCTCTTCTGTCTATTGAAGGATTACAGTTTCACAGCATGGAATCTATGAAATTGACCAAAGAACTACAGTATCAAGGTGTGAAATCTCAGGAACGGAATCTAGGACCAAGGCAGCAAGAGGTGAAATTTTCTGAATTGACGTATGGGCCAAAGCTTCAAGGTGTGAAATTTGGGGAGCAAACCCCAGGATCAGTGTTTGAAGGTGTGAATTCTGTGGAGATGACCCCAGAATTAGGGCTTCAATATTCTAAATTAGCAAAGACGTCTTCGGGGCTTCAAGATCTAAAACAGGTGGGGCTTAGCTCAGGGCCATGGCTACAAGATATCAAATTTTGTGATCTGACATCAAGAAGTCAACCTTCCAGTGTGAAATCTTCAGAGTTAAACTCAGGGCCACAGCTACAGCATGTGAAACTTTTTGAGTTGACCCCAAAGCCAAAGATGAAAGGAATCAGATCTATGGGGTTGTCCCCAGGACCTCAAAAGCAAGTGGTCAAGCCTGAGGTATTAGTACCAGAGACATTGTTTCAAGGCATAAAACATTTCGTGGTGGGCCAAATGTCTAACTTGGAAGGTAACGGTACTTATAAATTCATCTCACAACCACAGAAACCAGATGCAAAATCTATGGAGTTGACTCCTGAGTCACAGTTGCCAAGAGTAAACTATTCTGAGTCGACTAGAAGACCACATTTACAAGCTATAAAATCTTCTGAAATGATCCAAGGGCCACACGTGGGAGGTGTGAAACCAATGGAGCTGACACCAGGCTCAAAACGTCAAGGTTTAAAATCTGAGTTGTTGATCTCAGAGCTGAAAGATGTGAAATCTGTGGCCTTAGCTACAGGACAGTGTCTAAAAGGTATGAAATCTATGTTGTTAACCCCCAGTCCACAGCTGGAAGGTGAGAAATCTATGGAGACAACCACAGTGCAAGGGATAGAACATGTCAAATCTGTGAAAGACACCAAAGATACTAAGCTTCAAGTTGCAACACCTGACTTGGCTCTGCATGCAAGAATTCAAGAATTCAAAGGAGTGGAGATGGTCCCGAGAACACAACCGCAAGATGTGAAAACCGTGGAACTGAACTTTGGGCTAAAGATGCAAGGTGAGAAACCTGTGCCTTTTGCACCAGGACCACTGCTCCAAAAGTCTGAACCGCAAGATGTGAAACCTGAGGAATTGACTTTAGAGCCACAAACGCAAGATAGGAAGGTTGTCAACAGTACCCCATGTGGAAAGCATCAAAGCTTAAAATCTGTAGAGGAAACTCCAGATTCAGAGCTGCAACATGTGAAATCTGTGAAATTGACCCCACGGGTAAAGAAGCAGGAAGTAAAATCTGGGAATGTGACCAGAAGAGCAAAGTTTCAAGGAGTAAACTCTGTAGACTTAGCCCCAAGCCAACAGTTTCAAGGGATGGCACTCATGAATTTCACTTCTGGGCCAGAACAGGATGGCAAGATATCTGTAATCTCATCAAAGCAGCAATGGAAGAATTCAGAGCAATTGAAGAGAAGGCTTAAGGCAGAAGATGGGATGTCTTTGGAGTTAATTCCAGAACTAAAATTTAAAGGCAGAAAATTAGAAGACCTCAATTTTGAGTTAGGATTTGAAGATATAAAATCACTTGATTGGACTCCTGAATCAAATATTCAAGGTTTAAAACCTAAGGAATTCAACCTTGAACCACAGTTGCAAAGCCTAAAATCTCCTAAGTTGACCCCAGGGCCCCAGTTGCACCAAGTAAAACCCTCAGAGTCAGCTTCAGAGCCACAGCTTTGTGTAAAAACTCTTGAGTTACAACAAGAGCCGCTGCTTGAAAGTATGAGATGTATTCAGTGGATACCGGGACCTAAGTTCCAAGCCGTGAAATCTGTAGACTTAAATCTTGGGTCACATTCTCCAGGTGTTAAATCTGCAGGGTTGAAATCTTCGACACAGTTAAGAGATGTAAAGTCATCTGAATTGACTCTAGGGCCAAAACCTCAAAGTGCAACATATACAGAGTTCAACCTTGGGCCACAGCTGCAGAATGTGAAAACCCCTGAGGTGCTACCAGGACCACAGCTGCAAAAAGGGAAGGCTTTGGCATCCACCTCGGAGCCACAGCTTCAAGATGTAAAAACTACTGAGTTCAAAAAAGAGCCACAGCTTGAAACTGTGAGGCGTATTCAGTGGATACCAGGACCTGATTTCCAAGCTGTGAAATCTGTAGAGTTAAATCTTGGGTTACAATCTCAAGGTGTCAAGTCTGTAGAGTTGAAACCTTTGAAACAGTTAAGAGATAGAAGGTCATCTGCGTTGACTCCAAGGCCAAAGCTCCAAGAAATACAATCTTCGTCATCACTCCAGGAATATCAGCCTCAAGGTTTCGATTTGAAACCTTGTCTACAGGTTAGAAGTGTGAAATCAT GACCTACTTCAAAGTCAAAGTTTTGTGATATAAAATCTATGACATTCAAATCTAGGCTTTGCTTGCATGATAGGAAATCTACTAAGTTGACTGCAGGACCAAAGCTTCAAGAAGTGAAATCCTTACAGTCATCCCCAAGAGCACAGCTTCAAGGTGTGAGGTCTCTAGTGCTTGCACAAGAGCCACAGCTTCCTGACACAAAATCTGGGGTATTAAGCCAAGTGTCACAATTACAAAGTGGTACAACTATAGAGCTGAACTCCCCACGACACTTGAAAAGGATGAAGTCATTTGAGTTGACTCTTCGGACAAAGCTTCAAGGTGTGAAATCTGAGAATTTCAACTCTGGGTCACAGTGGCAAGATCTAAAATCTTCTAAGTTATCACCTGAGATAAAGTCCCAAGATATGACATTTATTGAGTTAAATCCAAGTTCCCAGATGGAAGACATAACCTTTTCTAAACCGACTGCAGGGACAAAGATTCAAG ATGTGGAATCTGTGAAGTTCAAACCTGGGCCACAGTTGAGGGGTATGAAATCTTCTGAACTGATATCAGGGACAAAGCTTCAAAAGGTGCAATCAGTGGATTTCAAGTCAGCCCCACAGTTCCAAGATATGAAACCTTCTAGGTTGATCATGGGCATAAAGCTTCAAGACATTAAATCTACGAATTTCAAGTCTGGACCACACTTGCAGGATGTGAAGTCTTCTCAAGTGATCCCAAGGGAAAAGCTTCAAGGTATGAAATCTGTAGAACTGAAACCTAATCCAAAGTTACAAGGTGAGAAATCTTCTGATTTGACCCTGGGGAGGAAGTTTCCAGCTGTGAAATCAGGCCCACAGTTACAAGATGTGAAATGCTCTGAGTTGATCATGGGTATAAAGCTTCAAGATACAAAATCTACGGGGTTCAGTTCTAGATCAC TCCAAGGTATGGAGTCTTCTaaagtgatcccagggtcaaaGCTTCAAGAAGTGAAATCCTCTGAGTTCAACCATGGTCCAAAGCTACAAGGTGGGAAATCTAATTTAACCCAGAAGAGGAAGTTTCAAGGTATGAAACCGGTGGAGTTCAACCCTGGACCACAGAGACAAGGTGAGAAATCTGATTGGATACCTGAGTGCAGGCTTCGAGATTTGAAATCTGTTGAGTTAAAACCTGTTCCACAGTTACAAGGTGTAACCTCTTCTGAGTTGGCACCAGAAACAAAGCTTCAAAGTGGAGAATCTGTGGAGTTCCTTGCCAGACCCATGCAGCAAGATATGAAATCTCTTGAATTGACTCTAGGTGCAAAGGTCAAAGATGTGAAATCTTTGGGGTTTGGGTCAGCCCCAGAGTTACAAAACAGGAAACTGCATATGTTGACACCAGGGGCACACCTTCAAGGTGTGAAATCTATGAAATTCAACCCCGGGGCAAAGTTGCAAGGTGCAAAATCTCCTGAGTCCATAAACCTTCGAATAATGAAAACGACAGAAGTCAAACATGACCCAGAATTTCAGGTTGCAAACCCCTCTGAGTTAGCCTTGAAATCAAAGACTTGCAGTGTGATATCTTCTGAGTTCAAAGCTGGGAAACAGTGGCAAGAAGAGAAATCTTGTAAGTTGAAACCATGGCCAGAGCTTCAAAGTATGAAATTTATGGTATACAATCCTGGACCACATCTGCAACATATAAAATCTTCAGAATTATGCAAAGAGACAAAGCTTCACGATGTGAAAGCTATGGAATTCAATCCCGAGCAGCAGTTGCAAGATGTGAAATCTCCCGAGTTATGCAAGGGAACAGGTATGCTTCAAGGTATGCAGTCTTTTGAGCTCAATCCTGGGCCACAGCTACAAGAGATAAAATCTGAGTTGTGCATAGATGTGAAGCTTCCATATGAGCAATTTCTGGAATTCAAGCATGAGCCTAAATTACAAGGTGGGAAATCCTCTGAATTGAATCCAGGGCCACAATTCAGTGTACAAATTCAGTGTACAAATCTTGTGGCATTCAGCACTGGGCCACAATTGAAAGGTGTAAAATCTGAGTTGAATCCTCAGCCGGGGCTTCAAG ATTCTTTTGGATGCAACCCTGAGCCACCTTTGCAAGGTATAAACCCTTCTGAATTAACTTTAGTTTCAAAACTTCAAGGTATGAAGTCTTCTGAAGTGAGTTCAGGGACAGAGATTGCAAGTGAGACATCTATGGTGTTCAACCCTGACCGGCATTTGCAAGATATGAAATCTGAATTGATTCCAGGGTCGAAGTTTCTAGGTGTAGCACCTATGGAATGCAACCCTGGGCCACAGGTGAAGTGTGTAAATTCTTCTGAGTTGAATCCAGAGTCAAAATTACCATGTGTAAATTCTACGGGGTGCATACTTGGGCCGCCTTTGCAAGGTATACAATCTTTTGAGTTGACTTCAGGGATTAAATGTCAAGGTATGGGACCTTTTGATTTGAATCTGGGAACAGAAGTTCTAGGTGTAAAATCTGTTATGTTCAACCCTATGCAACATTTACAAAATGTGAAATGTGAATTGACTCCAGGGACACAGTTTCAAGGTATAACATCACGGGAGTTCAACTGGGGCCCACAGCTGCAAAGCATGAATTCTTCTGATTTGAAACCAGGGTTAGAACTTCAATGCATAAATTCCATAAAGTTTAATCCAGGGCCACAGATGCACGGCACAAAGCCCTCTGAAACTAACCCTACATCAGAATATCAAGGTACAAAATCTATTCTGTTCAACGCTGGAGCATATTGGCAAGGTGTAAAATCTTCTGAGTTAATTCCAGGGACAAAGTTTCCAGAAATCCAGTTTTTGGAGAATCACTGTGGGTCACAGCCACAAGTTGTACAGTCGGTGTTCACTTTAGGCTCTCCGTTAAATGGTATGAAGTCTGTGTTATTTTTACCAGAGCCACTGCTTAACGATGTAAAGTCGGTGGAGATGAACAAAGAGCCACTGCTTTGTGGTGCAAATTCTGTGAAACTGATTTCAGGCTCCGAGCTGCAAGACTTGAAATGTGAGATGTTTGCACTAgagccatgttttaaaaaaatgaaatatgtggaGTTACATCCAGGGCCACATCCTCAAGGTATGAATTCTGAGGAGTTGCCCTCACACCTTAGACAACATAGTGTGAGATCTGTGGTGTTTGCACCAAAGCTGTGTTTTCAAGATGTGAAATCTCTGGAGTTGAAACCAGGACCGCAACCTCAAAATGTGAATTCTAAGGATTTGAATTCTTGCCTCCGGCAGAAATCTGTGGTGTTTGAATCAGAGCCACGTTCTCAAGATGTGAAATCTTTGAAATCAAACCTATTGCCACATTGTCAAAGTGCTAATTCTTTAGGGTTGTCAACATGCCTCAAGTCACCACATGCTAACTCTGAGGCCTTTGCACCAGAGCCATGTTTTCAAGATATGAACTCGGTAGAATTGACACCAGGGTTCCAACAGCAAGAGCTGACTTCAGGATGGCAAAGTATGAAATCGGTGGTGTTGGCACCAGAGGCAACTAAAAAGTTTGCACCAGGACCATTGTTGACTAGCGTTAAATTTTCAGATTGGTCTCCGGAATCACAGCAACAAGATGAGAAATCTTTGGAGTTTACTCCAGATCCAAAGTTGCAAAGTATAAAACATGTGAAATTGTCCTCAGCCTCTCTACAGCAAGATACAAAATCTGTAGAGTTAGCACCGGGGGCACTGCTTCAAGGAACAAAAGCTGAGATGCTAAATCGGAAAAGAAGCTATCAAATCACAGACTCTGAGATAATCCCTAGGCCAGGGCATCAGTTTGTAGAATGTGCAGAGATGATCCCGACACCAAAGCATCAAGTCCCTAAATCTATGAATTTAATTTCAATACCAGTTTATCACTTCACAGAAAGGTTGGCACATCAAGGCAACGAAACCACAGAAAAATATGTGGAGTTGACCCCAAAGCCAACAAGTAAAGCCATGGATTCTTAAAGAGTGCATCTAAGGCTAGATCTTCAAGTACCAGAATCTGTTGATCTGACTCCAGTGCTAAGGAATCAAGGCTCTAAATCCTCGAAATTAACCCTAAAGAAAAGCTACCAAATCCCAGAAACTCTAGAGTTGCTCTCTGAGTCACGGCC CAAGGATTTGAGAGAGTTACATACAAGGCCACTGCAGCAAGCTGTAGGATCTGAAGAGATTGCACTAGAGCCCAGGCGTCACACTACAGAAACTGTGGGATTGACCTCCAAGGCAAGGCAAAAAGGGAAGGAATTCCTCGGAATGACCCCAAAGCCAGTAAGTAAAACCACTGGATATTCAGAGAGATGTCCTAGGCCCTATCCTCAAGCACTAGAATTTGTGGAGGTGATCTCTGAGAAAAGACTGCGAAGAGGAGAATCTGAGGCACTGATTACAAAGTCATTGCATCATGTTCCAGAATCTCCAGAAATGACATCAGGGCTAGGATATCAAGTTCCTGAATCTGTGGGTTTAACCTCTAGGCAATGGCTTCAAAGGAGGAAATCTTTAGAGTTGCTCCAAAAGCAAACAGGTCAAGCTTTAGGACACGCAGAGTCTGTAGAGCTCACATCTGAGACATGGCAGCCAGGTGATGGATCAGTGGGGCTACCACAGTCACAGaatcaaagtataaaatattcacaGAGAGCTCCAGGAGTACGGGCTCAAATTACAGAAGTTATGAGGATTAGTCCAAAGCCActagatcaagtcccaggatccaCAAAGACACAGCTTCAAGCTGCGCTCTCAATAGGAATAACCCCGGGAGCCCCCCAAAAAGTTACTGAGTATGTGAAAGTGACTCCTGGGCCACCACTTCAGGTTGTGAAGTCTGTAGCATTAACCCCAGGGCCAGCCTTTCAAATGATAGACTATGTTCAGCTGACCCCAAAACTGCAAGATGTGAGACCCTCTGAGTTTACCTCAGAGCTGTGGTTGCAATGTGTAAAATCTAAGGAATTAATCACAGAGCCAACACACCAAATTTTGGACATAATGAAGTTGACAGGCTTTCAGATTGTAAAGACTGTGTTAATCCCATGGCCACcacttcaaattttaaaatctgaggaGTTAGCACCAGGGCCAATTCCTCAGGTTGTAGAACCAATAGGAGTAGCATTAGGATCAGCGATAGAAGTAATAGATTGTTTGGATCTTCAAGAAATTGTAGAACCCGTGGAATTAACTCCAAGGCCAAATACCCATGTGAAATCTGCAGAATTACTCTCACAGCCAGCAtgtccctttgaggagcctgcagTGTTCACTCATGAACAAGGGCTTCAGGCTGTGAAAGCAATAGGGATAAAAATAAGGCCTCCTCAAATGATGGAATCTGAGGATTTGAATCTATGACAGGTATATCAGAATAGGGAATGTGAGGATTTTACATCAAGAGAG GTTAAAATAGGGAACTATTTCTCTAGATTTCTCCATAACTCTTCCACTGAGACTAGCATCAGCAGTCCTTCTGAGAGTAGCCGTTGCAGTCCCTCTGACAGGAGCCATCAAAGTCCTTCTCAGAGGAGCCATCACAGTCTCTCCAAAAGGAGCCATAAGGGTCCCTCCAAGAGGAAATTTTGCCGTCCTTCTGAGAGAAGATGTCGCAGTCC TCTTTCTCAGAACAGCCATCACAGTCCCTCTGAGAGGAGCCATCACAATCTCTATGTAAGGAGCCATCAGAGCCCTTCTGCGAGGAGATGTTGCAGTCCTTCTGAGAGTAGACGTCGCAGTCCCTCTGAGAGTGGCCATCGCAGTCCCTCTGAGAGGAGCCATCAAAGTCCTTCTCAGAGGAGCCATCAGAGTCTCTCCAAAAGGAGCCATCAGGGTCCCTCCAAGAGGAAATTTTGCAGTCCTTCTGAGAGAAGATTTCGCAGTCCCTCTGAGAGAAGCCCTCGAAGTTCTTCTCAGGAGAGTCATCACAGTCCCTCTGAGAGGAGCCATCACAG CTCTGAAAAAAGCCATCGCAGTCTCTCTGAGAGGAGCCATCGAAGTGCCTCTGAAAGGA CATGCAGTCCTCCTCAAAGGAGCCATCACAGTCCCTCCGAGACGAGACATCACTG CTCTGAAAAAAGCCATCGCAGTCTCTCTGAGAGGAGTCCTCAGTCCTTCTGA